From Rhopalosiphum padi isolate XX-2018 chromosome 2, ASM2088224v1, whole genome shotgun sequence:
AATAGtggaaattaaaatcaaaatttttaaaataaagatctGATTATtagacttatttttttaattacctagcATTATTGGTGCCAGCTCCAACCAAACCCATTGAAAATATAGCATTATGCGCTACTTCTTCATCTAGATCGTGAGAGTATTTATTTAGCACATCAATGATATTCATTTGAGGGTTTGATATAGATAATAACGCGATTGCTAATGGAACTGCTCTTCTTACAGGTGGTTCACCATACCTTccctaaaattaatcaaataatatttaaatacagttctataatctttaattatatataaacgtcTTACTAGTTGTCCAAAAATTCGAGTACACATTTCTGATCCAGTATCTTCTCCCATTGCTACAACAGCTACAGCTAAAGCTGCAACTGCTTGCATGGTTGAAAGGTCCTTACTAGCTGtttctttgtttttttctttctcCTTTTCTTTTTCTGCGGAAGTAGTAGTTTCTTTTTTATCACTATCCttatcttttttttcattttgttttttggAAACTTCTTCTttctaaaaaaagaaatagcaacattatttaatattcagatttttaagagtaaaaattattaaataacaattactgGGGCTGGAGTATAATGTTCACTACATATGTGTAATAACTCTTGAATAGTCAATACATCCCCAGAGCCTGCACAAGCACACATTTTGACAGTCATTTTAGCCATAGACTTAAACGGATCAGCTAATACATTTAAATCTCCATCAAGTGCATCAGCTTTGTCTTTAAGGCCTTAAAGTGGTAAAAACATTCTTTTTAGATTAATATACTTTtagtctaaataaaataaaatttaaaaatctataccaAGATAACATAATCCAAGAGCTAGGGGTAAAAATCTTGAATAATGGCCATCTTGTAGTTCTGTTGAAGGTAAATCCACCAGAGTTTgtaaaattgtagatataacATCTTGGTTAGCAGCACCTACACTAATCATTCCACAAGAAAGAGCAGCCAAAGCAACAACTTCTGGAGTAGATTTATTGTTAGACATTACAGGcaacaataatgttataacatCTTGTCGTCTTGTGCCGGCATAGGCAAGTCCcaaacctaaaaaatatttatgacataTACTTTCATTtactttattacatttataaaattaaattacctaagACAGCTCCAATTCTTAGTAAAACACTCTCATGTAAAACATAATCAGATAAAAGTGAATAAGCTGGATCACATTCATTGCGTACTCCAACATTTACAATTCCCAAAGCAAGAAGAGCACCagcctaaatataataaattagaggttacaaacaaaacatttataacacgataaaaaaatgcaatatttactttaatatattcttCAGATGTGTAAAGATATTTGTCAATTGGAGTTAACCCACCATGGACATCCCACAAATGAATAAGTCCAAGAGAAGCAGCAGCACTCAACATTCCTGAAAAAGTACACACATTAAATGAATACAGTtacatcaaattaatttttcatgatCAGTTTGTATATGTAGAAATACCTAccatgttgtttatttttatacatccaTTTGTTGCCATCTTCAACAGACACCAATTTGTCTCGTGAAAATCCAGCATTGACAAAAGCATTAACAAAAGTTGATGCAAGATTGTGTCGTGCTGAATCTACAGGCACATCTAAATTGTATGATGGACGTAAAACTAAACCTTCCAACCAAGTTTTATATACATCATCTGGTGTCTTTGGTTCCAATATATCCaactaaaatattcatatgaaaaaaataaataaaaacattcatggcaataattatacattcctcaataaaaattttatcataacttGAAAGACTTACTTCTCTTGCCAAgctattaaaatgttcattgaTGTGAGAATTAGACATAATATTAGTAAGATCTGCTTTATCTTTAGGTTCATCGTTTAATTCCAAACCAACATACTGTCGTCCCAGCATGTATGCCAATTGTTTCCTTACAACTCTATTCAGCATAAACATTAAGAACatcattaatatatactaaattatagaaaatagacTAAATGGCTAATAGAATACTTAGTAGACTTATAAagctaaatatataaactattcaaaacaataaccaaaagtgaaaattaatatgaattttgaaattgtacCACAAAATAGATTAAATCTATTCTAATATTCTGTATTTTGTGATAATCCacttagtattaaataattatttaagaatgtatatattgataaaaaaaaaaaacttacggaTCCTGACAagcaacaaatatttttgacattgTATCTGTATCATTAACAGACATAGCTAAACATAATGCTCTTGAGTAttcttcaaaattcaaataatgtttcattaCTTCATTATAGATATTTGTTCGTTCAGGTTCCACAGCATAAATTgaacaactaaaaaaattaacaaaatataataattaatagatattaacaattaacatttaatgaaaactataatattatattattgttttagtatgttaactttcaaattaattagtgatttattattagttttaaaatatatatttaggtattatttgtattgatattaaaatagaaaaacttactttattaaataaaggcAGACTTTTAGGTAATTTGATTTATCTACTTGTAAGAGATCCAATCTGTCAATTTCCATCAATAAATCACAAGCTTGAATCTCAGCATTGTGTTTCATATCAAAAGCCACAATACTTTTAATCAATGAAAGCAATTTATTTCGATTTTCTTGATCACTATTCCATTCTTCTGCTATCTCAGCCTCCAATTgtctaaattacatttaaaaagaaaCCACAATTTAAAgaccttaataaataaaatgaacttAAGACTTAAgagttcatatttttaatattcataattaaactaatgataatattattaaaccactTACCTAACATATTCATGACCCCAGTCGCCAACATCTACTTCTCCAGCTCTTAAACAATAACGTAATGTATCTCTTAGGTTTCTATCTTGTCCCATAGCTAATATAGACACAACTGAACAGAGTAAAGCCTTTGTTTTCTCGTCAGTTTCAATGGTATCACATCTTTCCTTCAAACGTGCATAATAGCTACGCAAGAATTTCAATGGCAATGGTACACTGGTCATTGATGTTGTTGATGTACGAATTAATTTACGTAAAGTTTCTAATGCAAGTCCATAAAGAGATGCATCcttttcctaaaaataaaaatatttgacaattCAATGATGCATCAAAGCTCATAACATGACttaaaattcattgaaaaaCTACAACTGTTTTAATGTTCaacatattagttattactataattatatccaACTAACTTGCATCTATTATGTTGCTAGCCGATAGGTATTTAGATGAACTAATACCAAAtagtaataaagtaaaaaatatttaacaataaataatacagtaaaataaaactcaCTAATATTCTGTCAACCAACATATGAAGTTCTTCTTCTAGTCTCTTGTCCTCTTCGGactacaaacaaattaataaaatataatatttctcatattaaaaacatgactTGAAcattaacaaaatacaatttttatcaagattaaaaatatattttcgaaaaaaagaTCTTACCATTTCCTCGGTTTTCTTTTCAGCCTTCTTCatgatttgaaataattaaatccaAGTGTAATAAACAAGTAAATCTAAAAATGATTCACTTATATAGTTAGACGACAAACAATAATATCGACGATTTTGCTAAAAAACCGTATTCAGATTTCAGATGTGGATGACAAGCgaaaagtaataacattaaaacaCCTATCATCCCTACCAAGGATTGTTTGTTTGTAGATGTTAGGTTAATGTATACCATGGTATTGTTGACGATACAATAACATCAAATCTTGGATATTGGTGTTAATATTGACCACTAGATAGcagtataacatttaaaatcaattttttttagacaaaattttatatcgaatataataataataataataattaatgtgttattatatctatacttaattttttcaataataaatttaatgtacctaatgtaaattatttcgaTCTAAATATCaagtcaaaattatattaagaataataaaggataaaatatttaaaaattccaagcctaaaatcatataatttataatgatttatgaacAATAATAGCGAGACGAATACTGACCATAGCTGTATTTATGTACGACACATCACGTTGTTGGTACCAATACccacattttgaaaaattacaaagCAAGCAATAGCAATTGACTCTAGAACGTTGTTTGTACAGCTATAAACGTACGAAATATTGTGTGAAATGATTTTCTGAAAATCACGTctgaattttgtatttttgtaatttgaaaacaaaaaattaagcttAATACTGTGTAACTAATACGCGATTTcttaatatgttatactataatCTATACTCGCAATACTCGCATATATACCTACTCCGTCTGCCTAAATCTCTCAAACTTCTAAGTTATGAGTCATGGACTATAGTATGTCCATAAGTATAACATGTGCAATAGGGTGGTTCCTATACCATTCCGTCGGTATTCAGTTACCTAACACTGTGTAAATCATCGTCCGTACTATCTTTTTTATAGGTTTagataaatatagttaatggATGAACAATACACATTACGTTTTGGTACGAAATTATATAGGCACAGCGACACGACGtgggcatataatattatgtacttactgcaaaaataaaatatataagcaattcatattaaacaattcgcgtaaatttacataatacaatattatataagactaaaaatgtataggtaatacgGATCACTACCTTTATTACGGTATTATCAGCTGAAGGCAAATTAAATTTGCAAACACAATTCGAGCATAATTTCTTAATTACGGTATCTAAATATTTGATAGGTAGGTAACTAAGAAATTACATTcgtctataatatgtatatagcgtacgaagaatataatattatactgcacaGCACATTTTTAATTGGGAAGTTGTGCATCGTTTAAATACCAGCCACCAGGTACTATTATAACGACATTAAACAAAAGTTTCGATAACTtctctaaatataaaatatacataatgccAGCTTATAATTTCAGTATCGCGATTTAACCTTGTACGTTTCATTTGTTGATAATACACGATGAAGTGAAGTGGTCAATAAAATCACCTACTCGGACGATATaatgtaagtacctatctaacaattttgaaataaattctttactctgtaatataatatcaataagctTAAAACCTTTTcccgttttaaatataatatatcatattaaatcaattaactCACAATTATGTAGAATCCTTTCAGTAACTCAACAATTGATGTTTGGTTATTCACTAATTGATGCTTTAGTatcttactaatattattttactcagCATAGTAACTATAATgcttgtatgtataaataaaataattattatagtcaaatatatttatttaaaatttaaattatagatccTTGAAGATAAATTATGTTCTATAGCTTAGCAATAAACTACggacatatttaaattatttactttgaacagagttaacattttattttatatttgaaaaaaattgatttccatttctatataaatataataagtcttATGGCTCAGTTCGtaattggtataaaataatttaaaaaataaataaattcgcaAATTTTCATCCTCATATGGctcacattatttaatttttttatgttatattatttttatttaaccaaaTAATCAAaagtacttattaatttatgtattttatatttatcccaGGAACCTACtggctaaaaatattatttaaaatgttatatattttatatcattaattatttgatgtactaaataatatctacaatttacaagcaatatttttaaacttacctattagttttacattttacatataaagttataatatattttaaatttaatgaaatattataatataattatttattgaattaacaaAGATGCAAATTAAGAAGagggattttaatattttaattttaaatagtatcatTAGTATATGAAACAGTTTTTAAGTCCTAATATTTATTGCCtatcaatatattgttaaaaatagtgttaaatacctaatatacattCGGACATTCCCTGTTTATCAATCCTGTCATCCACGTTATCTTAAGTATCATATAGTTAATACCATCAGAcatgtttaatacaaataaaatattggataATGTCAATTAAATGCACTGTGAAAATTACATAAAACGGACATAAATACTATTTCAGTTTAGATAAGTACCTTTGACACAATGAATCACTATCCGTATCAACACAATCAcgattgtgtaataatataaattcaataaaatgattAGTCAGATTTTTCTTATATTggccattattattttaaactaatgaaGTATTATTCATATGaaatataacatgttattttagtaatgtcaaataaatattttaactgatggttttggtatataataatattgttttctgtgTGAGGTAtcctaaaaattatgaaaaagttCAAATATCATGTAGTTGGGTCCTTGGGAGACTAAGTTGAACTTTTTttgttaactaaaaatatcatgtataatgatattatatacatgatttaTGTTAGTTAGTTGaagaataatatagatatttgcttcgtgtttattatttttaataattttctgatTCGTTGACgacaaattttgtaaataggttagcttatctatataattttcaaaattatatattataattatgtcttAGATTTGAGCGAAGCGATTTATGTAGTggttttagaataaattatttttcattaattttaattcttatgtGATATTTTCTTGAAGAACAGTACACTTTTCTTTGGGTGAAATCTGGTAGTAAATTAGTTGGGTAATagggaataattaaaaataaattgcagaAAAACAGAAATGTATCAGTCTTTTTCTTATTTTAGATActtgaaaaatgaaaacttaaaccgaatttttatattttttttttctaaacatgatattgttttcaaaatagttAACTTCTTACTGAACTGCTTATagacatttgatttttttaactttttattttccaaaaacttaaaatgtaatattatgtttctaataGGTAGATGGTTTTTATAGTGcctaaattgattaaaaatatagtcttcgagttaaaatgttgacgaatattgtcaaaataacgaatatttatgaataattgtacataatatgtaattcaaaactattttagtTCTAATATCAAAAGTTAGATAATTTAACACAGGATTCTTTAAAAGTTTTTCtgtctgaaataaaaaaaaatgttataattaggtacaaaatattttttttttttaaattagaatttggtcgaaattcaatattgaaatttatataaatatattttattattttattgaaat
This genomic window contains:
- the LOC132920155 gene encoding 26S proteasome non-ATPase regulatory subunit 2, with product MKKAEKKTEEMSEEDKRLEEELHMLVDRILEKDASLYGLALETLRKLIRTSTTSMTSVPLPLKFLRSYYARLKERCDTIETDEKTKALLCSVVSILAMGQDRNLRDTLRYCLRAGEVDVGDWGHEYVRQLEAEIAEEWNSDQENRNKLLSLIKSIVAFDMKHNAEIQACDLLMEIDRLDLLQVDKSNYLKVCLYLINCSIYAVEPERTNIYNEVMKHYLNFEEYSRALCLAMSVNDTDTMSKIFVACQDPVVRKQLAYMLGRQYVGLELNDEPKDKADLTNIMSNSHINEHFNSLARELDILEPKTPDDVYKTWLEGLVLRPSYNLDVPVDSARHNLASTFVNAFVNAGFSRDKLVSVEDGNKWMYKNKQHGMLSAAASLGLIHLWDVHGGLTPIDKYLYTSEEYIKAGALLALGIVNVGVRNECDPAYSLLSDYVLHESVLLRIGAVLGLGLAYAGTRRQDVITLLLPVMSNNKSTPEVVALAALSCGMISVGAANQDVISTILQTLVDLPSTELQDGHYSRFLPLALGLCYLGLKDKADALDGDLNVLADPFKSMAKMTVKMCACAGSGDVLTIQELLHICSEHYTPAPKEEVSKKQNEKKDKDSDKKETTTSAEKEKEKEKNKETASKDLSTMQAVAALAVAVVAMGEDTGSEMCTRIFGQLGRYGEPPVRRAVPLAIALLSISNPQMNIIDVLNKYSHDLDEEVAHNAIFSMGLVGAGTNNARLATMLRQLAQYHAKNTGHLFMVRIAQGLTHMGKGTLSLSPFHTDRQVMNPVAVSGLLITLFSFLDTRNIILGKSHYLLYTLVVAMYPRWLVTLDEDLEPLPVSVRVGQAVDVIGKAGTPKTIAGVHTHTTPVLLAVGERAELATDEYKCLTPVMEGFVILRKKQENE